In Pectobacterium aroidearum, the following are encoded in one genomic region:
- the metR gene encoding HTH-type transcriptional regulator MetR, with product MIEFKHLRTLQALRNTGSLAAAAAALHQTQSALSHQFSDLEQRLGFRLFVRKSQPLRFTPQGDILLQLAEQVLPQIQQALQACHEPHQTTLRLAIECHSCIQWLTPALDEFHQHWPQVAMDFKSGVTFDPQPALQQGELDLVMTSDIMPRSGLHYSPLFDFEVRLALAPEHPLAQKEKIEPEDFTAETLMIYPVQRQRLDVWRHFLQPAGVSPALKSVDNTLLLIQMVAARMGIAALPHWVVESFERQGLIVTKSLGDGLWSRLYAAVRDGEQRQPVIDAFIRSARQHACEHLPFVKDASRPNAGVPTART from the coding sequence ATGATCGAATTCAAACACCTGCGAACGCTGCAAGCACTGCGCAATACCGGATCGTTAGCCGCCGCTGCCGCTGCGCTTCACCAAACTCAATCGGCGTTATCCCACCAGTTCAGCGATCTGGAACAACGCCTTGGGTTCAGGCTATTCGTGCGCAAAAGCCAGCCGCTGCGCTTTACGCCTCAGGGAGACATTCTGTTGCAGTTGGCAGAGCAGGTGTTACCACAGATCCAGCAGGCGTTGCAGGCCTGCCATGAGCCGCACCAAACCACGCTGCGTCTGGCTATTGAGTGCCATAGCTGTATTCAGTGGCTGACGCCTGCGCTAGACGAGTTCCATCAACATTGGCCGCAGGTGGCGATGGACTTTAAATCGGGCGTGACATTCGACCCTCAGCCAGCGCTCCAGCAAGGCGAGCTGGATCTGGTCATGACCTCCGACATCATGCCGCGCAGTGGCCTGCACTATTCGCCTCTGTTTGATTTTGAAGTCAGGCTGGCGCTGGCTCCCGAGCATCCACTAGCTCAGAAAGAGAAAATCGAACCGGAGGATTTCACCGCCGAAACCCTGATGATCTATCCGGTACAGCGGCAGCGTCTGGACGTCTGGCGTCACTTTTTGCAGCCGGCAGGCGTCAGCCCTGCGCTGAAAAGCGTGGATAATACGCTGCTGCTGATTCAGATGGTTGCCGCCCGCATGGGCATCGCCGCACTACCGCACTGGGTGGTGGAAAGTTTCGAGCGTCAGGGGCTGATTGTCACCAAATCGCTGGGTGATGGACTGTGGAGCCGGTTGTACGCCGCCGTCCGCGACGGAGAGCAGCGCCAACCGGTGATTGATGCGTTTATTCGTTCGGCGCGTCAGCACGCTTGTGAGCACTTACCGTTTGTGAAGGACGCTTCACGACCCAACGCTGGTGTACCCACAGCGAGGACGTGA
- the metE gene encoding 5-methyltetrahydropteroyltriglutamate--homocysteine S-methyltransferase, with protein sequence MAIVNHTLGFPRVGLRRELKKAQESYWAGNATQEELLTVGRELRARHWQQQKDAGVDLLPVGDFAWYDHVLTTSLLLGNVPARHQNEDGSVDLDTLFRIGRGRAPTGQPAAAAEMTKWFNTNYHYMVPEFTKGQQFKLTWTQLLDEVDEALALGHKVKPVLLGPVTYLWLGKVKGEQFDRLSLLQDILPVYQQVLAELAKRGIEWVQIDEPALVLELPQAWLAAFKPAYDALQGQVKLLLTTYFDSVSQNLETIKVLPVQGLHVDLVHGKDDAATLSAQLPANWVLSLGAINGRNVWRADLSSWFERLQPLVGTRDLWLGSSCSLLHSPIDLSVEVRLDDEVKSWFAFAIQKCAELSLLSQALNSGNGQALEAYSAPIRARRTSTRVNNAAVAQRLAAITAQDSQRQNVYSVRAEAQRERFNLPAWPTTTIGSFPQTTEIRGLRLDFKQGRLDSNNYRTGIAEHIKQAVIEQERLGLDVLVHGEAERNDMVEYFGEHLDGFIFTQNGWVQSYGSRCVKPPVIIGDVSRPEAITVEWAKYAQSLTDKPMKGMLTGPVTILCWSFPREDVTRETIAKQIALALRDEVADLEAAGIGIIQIDEPALREGLPLHRSDWDAYLSWAVDAFRLNAAVAKDDTQIHTHMCYCEFNDIMDSIAALDADVITIETSRSDMELLESFEEFEYPNEIGPGVYDIHSPNIPSVEWIEALLKKAAQRIPAERLWVNPDCGLKTRGWPETRQALANMVQAAQRLREPSNV encoded by the coding sequence ATGGCGATTGTGAATCACACACTGGGTTTTCCGCGCGTTGGATTACGCCGTGAACTGAAAAAAGCGCAGGAAAGCTACTGGGCAGGTAACGCGACACAGGAAGAGTTGCTGACCGTTGGACGCGAGCTGCGTGCGCGTCATTGGCAACAACAGAAGGATGCTGGCGTTGATCTGCTGCCGGTGGGTGATTTCGCCTGGTACGACCATGTACTGACCACCAGTCTGCTGCTGGGTAACGTACCTGCTCGTCATCAGAATGAAGACGGTTCGGTCGATCTGGATACGCTGTTCCGTATTGGTCGTGGACGTGCGCCAACGGGTCAACCCGCTGCGGCGGCGGAAATGACCAAGTGGTTTAACACTAACTACCACTACATGGTGCCGGAGTTTACCAAAGGGCAGCAGTTTAAGCTGACCTGGACACAACTGCTGGATGAAGTTGATGAAGCACTGGCGCTGGGCCATAAAGTGAAGCCCGTTCTGTTAGGCCCGGTTACCTACCTGTGGCTGGGTAAAGTGAAAGGTGAGCAGTTTGACCGCCTGTCGCTGCTGCAGGATATTCTGCCGGTTTATCAGCAGGTGCTGGCTGAGCTGGCGAAACGCGGTATTGAGTGGGTGCAGATCGATGAGCCTGCACTGGTGCTGGAATTGCCGCAAGCGTGGCTGGCCGCGTTTAAACCGGCCTACGATGCACTACAGGGGCAGGTGAAACTGCTGCTGACGACTTATTTTGATAGCGTTAGCCAGAATCTGGAAACGATTAAGGTGCTGCCGGTTCAGGGACTGCATGTCGATCTGGTTCACGGTAAGGATGATGCCGCTACGCTGAGCGCCCAACTGCCTGCTAACTGGGTACTGTCTCTGGGGGCGATTAACGGCCGTAACGTTTGGCGAGCCGATCTAAGTAGCTGGTTCGAGCGTCTGCAACCGCTGGTGGGGACGCGCGATCTGTGGCTGGGCAGCTCCTGCTCGCTGCTGCATAGCCCTATCGATCTGAGTGTGGAAGTGCGTCTGGATGATGAAGTGAAGAGCTGGTTTGCCTTTGCGATTCAGAAATGTGCGGAGCTGTCACTGTTGTCTCAGGCGCTGAACAGCGGCAACGGTCAGGCTCTGGAAGCCTACAGCGCACCGATTCGCGCCCGCCGTACCTCGACGCGTGTGAATAACGCCGCCGTTGCGCAGCGTTTGGCAGCGATTACCGCCCAAGACAGCCAACGTCAGAACGTCTATTCGGTGCGTGCAGAGGCTCAGCGTGAGCGCTTTAATCTGCCGGCATGGCCGACGACCACGATCGGTTCTTTCCCGCAAACCACTGAAATTCGCGGTCTGCGTCTGGATTTCAAGCAGGGCCGTCTGGATAGCAATAACTATCGTACCGGTATTGCCGAGCACATTAAGCAAGCGGTGATTGAACAAGAGCGTCTGGGTCTGGACGTGCTGGTGCACGGTGAAGCCGAGCGTAACGACATGGTGGAGTATTTCGGTGAGCATCTGGATGGGTTTATCTTTACCCAGAACGGCTGGGTGCAGAGCTACGGTTCACGCTGTGTGAAGCCGCCAGTCATTATTGGTGATGTAAGCCGTCCAGAAGCGATCACCGTTGAGTGGGCGAAATACGCACAGTCCCTGACTGACAAGCCAATGAAAGGCATGCTGACAGGCCCGGTGACCATTTTGTGCTGGTCGTTCCCGCGCGAAGACGTCACGCGTGAAACCATCGCTAAGCAGATTGCTCTGGCGCTGCGGGATGAAGTCGCGGATTTGGAAGCCGCAGGTATTGGCATCATCCAGATTGACGAACCGGCACTGCGTGAAGGTCTGCCGCTGCACCGCTCTGACTGGGACGCGTATCTGTCCTGGGCTGTGGATGCTTTCCGCCTGAATGCCGCCGTGGCGAAAGATGATACGCAGATCCATACCCATATGTGTTACTGCGAGTTCAACGACATCATGGATTCTATCGCCGCGCTGGATGCAGACGTGATTACGATTGAAACCTCCCGTTCCGACATGGAATTGCTGGAGTCGTTTGAAGAATTCGAATACCCGAATGAAATCGGCCCTGGCGTTTATGATATCCACTCCCCGAACATACCAAGCGTGGAATGGATAGAAGCCCTGCTGAAGAAAGCGGCGCAGCGTATTCCCGCTGAACGCCTGTGGGTGAACCCGGATTGCGGTCTGAAAACTCGCGGCTGGCCGGAAACGCGTCAGGCTCTGGCGAATATGGTTCAGGCAGCACAGCGTTTGCGTGAACCCAGTAATGTTTAA
- a CDS encoding dienelactone hydrolase family protein, translated as MKTDEQTTFKHLPQGLSPAVEPQTSSIVTTDSVGIIASETTIPSQGEQLPAYIARPANHEKPLPIVLVVQEIFGVHQHIQDVCRRLAKQGYMAIAPELYFRQGDPSQYDNIQRILTELVYKVPDTQVLSDLDHTANWAIKQGGDASKLAITGFCWGGRITWLYAAHNPQLKAAVAWYGKFTGEKTLNSPKHPVDIATELEAPVLGLYGAKDEGIPLTQVDIMRQALRAANAEADIIVYPDAGHAFHADYRPSYHEESAQDGWQRMLAWFQKNGVA; from the coding sequence ATGAAGACTGATGAACAGACGACCTTCAAACATCTTCCCCAGGGGCTATCCCCAGCAGTGGAGCCGCAGACCTCCTCCATCGTTACCACAGATTCTGTCGGTATCATTGCCAGTGAAACCACCATTCCTTCTCAGGGTGAGCAGTTGCCCGCGTATATCGCCAGACCGGCAAATCATGAGAAGCCGCTTCCTATCGTTTTGGTGGTGCAGGAGATTTTCGGCGTTCATCAACATATTCAGGACGTGTGCCGCAGGCTGGCCAAACAGGGCTACATGGCCATTGCGCCAGAGCTGTATTTTCGTCAGGGTGACCCCAGCCAATATGACAATATTCAGCGAATCCTGACCGAGCTGGTTTATAAGGTGCCCGATACACAGGTGCTGTCCGATCTTGATCACACGGCCAACTGGGCGATTAAACAGGGCGGTGATGCCAGTAAGCTGGCGATCACCGGTTTCTGCTGGGGCGGACGCATCACCTGGCTCTACGCCGCGCACAACCCGCAGCTCAAGGCAGCCGTTGCCTGGTATGGTAAGTTTACGGGTGAGAAAACGTTGAATAGCCCCAAACATCCGGTCGATATTGCAACGGAATTGGAAGCCCCTGTGCTGGGGTTATATGGCGCGAAGGACGAAGGGATTCCGTTGACACAGGTTGATATCATGCGGCAGGCGCTACGCGCTGCCAATGCGGAGGCAGATATCATCGTCTACCCCGATGCCGGCCATGCTTTCCATGCCGATTATCGGCCAAGCTACCATGAAGAATCTGCACAAGACGGCTGGCAGCGTATGCTGGCGTGGTTCCAGAAAAACGGCGTGGCGTAA
- a CDS encoding YafY family protein → MKTIRLFSLLDHLRGRVHPVSAEILAQALNVSVRTIYRDMAALQTIGAPIRGESGLGYLLEKDYFLPPLNFDPDELDAIMLGMRLIGARGDDMLSAAARRVSAKISAVIDVKKSDSYKSLPLRAVSRHTEESEKAIKHLAFIRLAIRNKLQLRIAYVDLQGRESDRIARPLGLTLFDAVWLLTIWCETRSDFRNLRVDNITSVAETGLYFRPEKGKRFEDYLNTL, encoded by the coding sequence ATGAAAACTATTCGGCTATTCTCTCTACTCGATCATCTTCGCGGCCGTGTGCACCCGGTATCAGCGGAAATATTAGCCCAAGCGTTGAATGTATCGGTCAGAACGATCTACAGGGATATGGCGGCACTACAAACCATCGGCGCCCCTATTCGCGGAGAATCGGGGCTCGGTTACCTACTTGAAAAAGACTACTTCCTGCCCCCGCTGAATTTTGATCCAGATGAATTGGACGCCATTATGCTGGGAATGCGGCTGATAGGTGCCAGGGGCGATGACATGCTTTCCGCAGCAGCCAGACGGGTTTCAGCAAAAATCAGCGCCGTGATTGATGTCAAAAAATCTGATAGCTATAAGTCGCTTCCTCTCAGAGCGGTTTCCCGACATACCGAGGAAAGTGAGAAAGCCATAAAACACCTGGCTTTTATTCGCCTTGCTATCCGTAACAAGCTTCAACTACGTATTGCCTATGTTGACCTGCAAGGCAGAGAGAGCGATAGAATCGCTCGTCCTCTCGGGTTAACCCTGTTTGATGCCGTGTGGTTACTCACGATATGGTGTGAAACTCGCTCAGACTTTCGCAATCTAAGGGTCGATAACATCACTTCCGTGGCGGAGACCGGCCTATACTTCAGACCAGAGAAAGGGAAACGCTTCGAAGACTATCTCAATACGCTGTAG
- a CDS encoding methyl-accepting chemotaxis protein, translated as MSLANWRIGYRLGAGFAILILMLFVVSIFSLSKLSSFQDSARSIVKDVYPQTVDSNSLIDNVNSILVAYQRLMLVSDQTQIQTNVARVNEFRQEIGRLLDKLESQTVEERSVSQLRDIRAIRNEFLKSGDKIISEVVAGNRDAAIEEFNNNLNVTQRQYRDAVRQLVNYQDDAMDTSVEAMAEVYSETRIILLLILALGAVFGALIAWSITRSVTQPIQQALQVADRVAQGDLTSRITVTSKDETGLLLQSLDHMNTSLSTIVGQVRDGAETISTAASQIAAGNQDLSARTEEQASSLEETAASMEQLTSTIKNTAENTQQATEIANKASGAAKQSGDVMVSVTQKMRGIRDSSQRMAEIIGVIDGIAFQTNILALNAAVEAARAGEQGRGFAVVAGEVRSLAQRSATAAREIKDLIDDSVSKIQEGMSLVDTAEETMGGLTGYVRDVNEIISEISQASREQSDGINQMNLAVGQIDTTTQQNAALVEESASAALSLQAQASVLAEAVSAFKLLSYGSGKTASYASAPVRTPTLSLAPAAAKDQGNNSDWTSF; from the coding sequence ATGAGTTTAGCGAATTGGCGTATTGGCTATCGACTGGGAGCCGGATTTGCCATCCTGATTTTGATGTTGTTTGTCGTGAGTATTTTTTCCCTGTCTAAGCTATCCAGTTTTCAAGATAGTGCCAGAAGTATTGTGAAAGATGTTTACCCTCAAACTGTTGATTCTAATAGCCTTATCGATAATGTGAACAGCATTCTGGTGGCATATCAGCGGCTGATGCTGGTTTCGGATCAGACGCAGATCCAGACAAACGTCGCTCGCGTGAACGAATTCCGTCAGGAGATTGGCCGCCTGTTGGACAAGCTGGAAAGCCAAACCGTTGAAGAGCGTTCCGTTTCCCAACTGCGTGATATTCGCGCGATTCGTAACGAATTTTTGAAATCCGGTGACAAAATCATCAGCGAAGTGGTGGCGGGCAACCGGGATGCGGCGATTGAGGAGTTCAACAACAACCTGAATGTCACCCAGCGTCAGTACCGCGATGCGGTAAGACAACTGGTTAACTATCAGGATGATGCGATGGACACCTCTGTTGAAGCCATGGCTGAGGTATACAGCGAAACCCGTATTATTTTGCTGCTTATTTTGGCGTTGGGCGCCGTATTTGGGGCGCTGATTGCCTGGTCAATTACGCGCAGTGTAACCCAACCGATTCAGCAGGCTTTGCAAGTAGCAGACCGAGTGGCGCAGGGCGATCTGACCTCGCGCATCACTGTTACCAGCAAAGATGAAACCGGATTGCTGCTGCAATCGTTAGATCACATGAACACCAGCCTGAGCACGATTGTCGGACAGGTACGTGATGGGGCGGAAACTATCTCGACAGCAGCGTCGCAAATCGCCGCAGGTAATCAGGATCTGTCAGCGCGCACGGAAGAACAGGCCAGCTCGCTGGAAGAAACCGCTGCGTCAATGGAACAGCTGACATCCACCATTAAAAACACGGCGGAAAACACCCAGCAGGCGACGGAGATTGCGAATAAAGCCTCTGGTGCAGCGAAGCAAAGCGGTGATGTTATGGTTTCCGTGACGCAGAAAATGCGCGGCATTCGCGATTCATCCCAGCGTATGGCGGAGATCATCGGTGTGATTGACGGCATTGCATTCCAGACCAATATTCTGGCGCTGAACGCGGCGGTTGAAGCGGCGCGTGCGGGCGAACAGGGGCGTGGTTTTGCGGTGGTGGCAGGGGAGGTTCGTTCTCTGGCACAGCGTAGTGCGACTGCCGCGCGGGAGATCAAGGATTTGATCGACGACTCCGTGAGCAAAATTCAGGAAGGCATGTCGCTGGTGGATACAGCTGAAGAAACCATGGGCGGGTTAACGGGCTATGTGCGGGATGTGAATGAGATTATCAGTGAAATCTCGCAGGCCAGCCGTGAACAGAGCGACGGGATTAACCAGATGAACCTGGCGGTGGGACAGATTGATACCACGACCCAGCAGAACGCGGCTCTGGTTGAAGAATCTGCCTCTGCGGCCCTGTCTCTGCAAGCACAGGCCTCCGTTCTGGCGGAAGCGGTAAGTGCGTTTAAACTTCTGTCTTATGGCAGTGGTAAAACCGCCTCGTATGCCTCAGCGCCAGTGCGCACGCCAACGCTGTCTTTAGCGCCTGCTGCTGCGAAAGATCAGGGTAATAACAGCGACTGGACGTCGTTCTAA
- a CDS encoding methyl-accepting chemotaxis protein produces the protein MNLANWRIGYRLGGGFAILILMLFTVSIFSLSKLSGFQDGARDIVKDVYPQTVDANDLIDNVNGHFVAYLQMMLVSGQEQRQGYVDRIMAYRKEISRLLDNLERNTSGELARKQVGVVRGFRAEFIKSGDKIISDALAGNNDVAVAEFNNTLNVIQRNYRDSVKQLVNYQNDAMDNSVETMAEVYNSTRMILLLILALGAVFGALIAWAITRSVTRPIAQALQVADRVAQGDLTSHITVTSKDETGLLLQSLDRMNTSLSSIVGQVRDGAETISTAASQITAGNQDLSSRTEEQASSLEETAASMEQLASTIKNTAENTQQATEIANKATGAAKQSGDVMLSVTQKMRGIRDSSQRMAEIIGVIDGIAFQTNILALNAAVEAARAGEQGRGFAVVAGEVRSLAQRSATAAREIKDLIDDSVGKIREGMDLVDTAEETMGGLTAHVKDVHDIISEISQASREQSEGINQMNLAIGQIDTTTQQNAALVEESASAALSLQAQASVLAEAVSAFKIQSYSGSNGGSYVPMRTPTLSLALASKE, from the coding sequence GTGAATTTAGCGAATTGGCGTATTGGCTATCGATTAGGAGGCGGGTTCGCCATCTTAATCCTGATGCTGTTTACCGTGAGTATTTTTTCTCTGTCCAAACTTTCTGGTTTTCAGGATGGCGCCAGAGATATCGTCAAAGACGTTTACCCACAAACGGTGGATGCTAATGACCTCATCGATAATGTGAATGGGCACTTTGTCGCTTATTTGCAGATGATGCTGGTATCCGGCCAGGAACAGCGGCAGGGATATGTCGATCGGATTATGGCGTACCGCAAGGAGATTAGTCGCCTGCTTGATAATCTGGAAAGGAATACCTCAGGAGAGCTTGCCCGCAAGCAGGTAGGGGTTGTCCGCGGGTTTCGTGCTGAGTTCATCAAGTCCGGCGATAAAATTATTAGTGATGCACTGGCGGGTAATAACGACGTCGCCGTAGCGGAATTCAATAACACCCTGAACGTGATTCAGCGCAATTACCGCGACTCGGTGAAGCAGTTGGTGAACTACCAAAATGATGCGATGGATAACTCTGTCGAAACCATGGCTGAGGTGTACAACAGCACTCGCATGATTTTACTGCTTATTTTGGCTCTGGGTGCGGTATTTGGAGCGCTGATTGCCTGGGCGATCACGCGTAGCGTAACCCGCCCGATAGCGCAGGCGCTGCAAGTGGCAGACAGAGTGGCGCAGGGCGATTTGACCTCACACATCACGGTGACCAGCAAGGATGAGACCGGGTTGCTGCTGCAATCGTTAGATCGCATGAACACCAGTTTGAGTTCGATTGTCGGCCAGGTTCGTGATGGGGCGGAAACCATCTCGACGGCAGCGTCGCAAATCACGGCGGGTAATCAGGATCTGTCATCGCGTACCGAAGAACAGGCGAGTTCGCTGGAAGAAACGGCAGCTTCAATGGAGCAATTGGCCTCTACCATCAAAAACACGGCTGAGAACACCCAACAGGCGACGGAGATTGCCAATAAGGCGACTGGTGCAGCGAAACAGAGCGGCGATGTCATGCTTTCCGTGACACAGAAAATGCGCGGTATTCGTGATTCGTCCCAGCGTATGGCGGAGATCATCGGTGTGATTGACGGTATTGCGTTCCAGACCAATATTCTGGCGCTGAACGCAGCGGTTGAAGCGGCGCGTGCAGGCGAGCAGGGGCGTGGTTTTGCGGTGGTAGCGGGAGAAGTCCGTTCACTGGCGCAGCGCAGTGCGACCGCCGCGCGGGAGATTAAGGATTTGATCGACGACTCCGTGGGTAAAATTCGCGAAGGCATGGATCTTGTCGATACCGCTGAAGAAACCATGGGCGGGTTGACGGCCCATGTGAAGGACGTACACGACATTATCAGCGAGATTTCGCAGGCTAGTCGTGAACAGAGTGAAGGGATTAACCAGATGAATCTGGCGATTGGGCAGATTGATACTACGACCCAGCAGAACGCGGCTCTGGTTGAAGAATCCGCCTCTGCGGCTCTGTCTCTGCAAGCACAGGCTTCCGTTCTGGCGGAGGCCGTGAGCGCGTTCAAAATACAGTCTTACAGCGGTAGTAATGGCGGATCTTATGTGCCGATGCGCACACCAACGCTGTCTCTGGCACTAGCAAGTAAAGAGTAA